The following are from one region of the Prionailurus bengalensis isolate Pbe53 chromosome A2, Fcat_Pben_1.1_paternal_pri, whole genome shotgun sequence genome:
- the LOC122487216 gene encoding cathelicidin antimicrobial peptide yields METQRDSPSLGRWSLLLLLLGLVITPATTQTLSYEEAVLRAVDGFNQRSSEKNLYRFLQLDSQPEGDGDPNTPKPVSFKVKETVCPKTTQRPLEQCDFKDNGLVKQCEGTVILDQNRGYFDINCDEILQVRKLGQLGELIQQGGQKIAEKIQKIGQRIRDFFSNLRPRQEA; encoded by the exons ATGGAGACCCAGAGGGACAGCCCTTCCTTGGGGCGGTGGTCACTGTTGCTACTGCTGTTGGGCCTGGTTATCACTCCGGCCACCACCCAGACCCTTAGCTACGAGGAAGCTGTGCTCCGTGCTGTGGATGGCTTCAACCAGCGGTCCTCAGAGAAGAATCTCTACCGTTTCCTTCAGCTGGACTCACAGCCCGAGGGA GACGGGGATCCAAACACCCCGAAGCCTGTGAGTTTCAAAGTGAAGGAGACTGTGTGCCCCAAGACGACACAGAGGCCACTGGAGCAGTGTGATTTCAAGGACAatggg CTGGTGAAGCAGTGTGAAGGGACAGTCATCCTGGACCAGAACAGGGGCTACTTTGACATCAACTGTGATGAG ATTCTACAAGTCAGGAAATTGGGCCAGCTGGGTGAGCTTATCCAACAAGGTGGGCAGAAGATTGCCGAGAAGATTCAGAAAATTGGCCAGAGAATCCGTGACTTTTTTAGCAATCTTCGCCCCAGGCAAGAGGCCTAA